The stretch of DNA TCCACACCGACGTAGGCGAACATGACGATCTGCAGGCTCAAGAGGGCGTTGGTGAAGCCGGTCGCGAAGAATCCGCCCTGATTCCACAGGTTCGTGACCGACGGCCCCACATCGGGACCGAGGCCGGAGATCGGCAGCAGGACTCCGATGCCGATGATGATCATGCCCAGGATCGCCGTCACCTTGATCGCCGAGAACCAGAACTCGGCCTGGCCGAACAGCCCGACGGAGATCAGGTTGGCCGTGAACAGCACCACAAGCGCGACGAGGGCCGTGACCCAGACCGGAATCGACGACCACCAGTAGTTGATGTACTTGCCCGCCACCGTGATCTCGGCCATGCAGGTGGTGACCCACACCGCCCAGTACGTCCACCCCTGAGTGAAGCCCATGTACCGACCGAGGAACTCGTCGGCGTACTCGCTGATGCCGCCGGAGATCGGACGGTACAGGAGGAGGTCGCCGAGCGATCGCATCACGATGAAGATCGCCAGACCGGCGACGAGGTAGGCCAGAATCAGCGCAGGCCCCGCCTTCTCGATGGCCCCACCGGCCCCGTAGAACAGTCCCGTGCCGATGGCGCCGCCGATGGCGATCATCTGCACGGTGCGCGAGGTGAGGCCCCGCTGATACCCCTCGTCGTCGACCGTCGCGTCGGCATTCTTCGGTGTAGTCGTCACCGGCGTCCCTCCCAGGAAGTGCGTAGTCAGCGGGAGTGAATCTACTCGTGCCGTGTATCGCTCGTGTTACCTGGTTCACTCGACGCACAGCGACTCTCCGCATATCCGGCGGGTCAGAGCGATCGGGTCAATCCGACGTGATCGGCGCGGTAGCCGCGGCCGGTGTAGAAGCTCCGGGCCCGGTTGCGGATCTCGTCGGCGGTCACCTGGACCAGGCTCGCGCCGTGCGCGCGGCCGTGCTCGTGCGCCCAGTCGAGCATCGCCGAACCGAGGCCACGCGAGCGTTCGCTCGCGGCCACGCGGAACGCCTCGATCTCCAGGCGCACCGTTCCGTTCAGTTTGAGTCCGCCGATCACGTTGAGCTGCATCGTCGCGACGACGTTCTCGCCGGCGTCGCGGACCACGGCCAGATAGTACGAGTCGTGTCGGAGCACGTCGTCGTAGGCCGCCTCGTACCGCGCGAGGTCGGCCGTCTCACGGTCCGGGGTCACCTCGTCGTCGGCGAGCAGTCTCACGATGGCGGGAACGTCGGTCCGCTTGGCGCGCGTGATCCGGTACGAGCGGTCGTCCACCGTCACCGTCCGACCGACCGACGACGACGCGATCTGCCGCATCAGATGCACCAGGGCATCGAGCCAGCCGCCGACATTGGCGCGCGCCTCGAGCGTGTCCGGGTAACGACAGCGCACGTGCATTCCGCCGTCGTTGAGAATGAACCACACCATGACGCCGTCGGTGCGGATGGTCGCCCCCACATACTGCGCCGCGATACTGCGAGCATCGATGCGTACCGGGAGACGCCGCAGGTCGAGCCAGGAAATCGCGAACATTCCCGGCGACTCGCCGAGTTCCCCTCCCCAGTCGGCGAGGATCGCGCGCAACGGCCATGAGCCGAGCCGCACGGCCTCGCGCACCGCGGCCGCGGCCGCTTCCGGAGACGGTCGATCCGATTCGAGGACCGAGTTGGTGATGAACCAGCCGACCGAATCGTGCCAGGCGGTCTCGTGACGGGAGTGCACCGGGAACACCGCGCGCAACGGCGCGTCCGCGAGTTCTCGGGTCACCGCGGTCATCGCCGACACCGCCAGTGAGAGCGTCGAGACGTCGTCGGCGCGCGCCTGCGCGGTGAACGCCTGGGTGTCGTCGACGTCGAGGACGTCGCGCACCTCGACCCGCTCGGGCTGAGATCCGCCCGGTCCGAGCGACAGGGGGAACGTCGGCAGCGCGCCGCCGCCCGCCGTCAGGACCTCTCGCCAGCGACGGTGCACATCGTCCGGGGCCGTCGGCCACGCGTTCAGTGCGCGAGTGTGGTCGACGAACGCCGCGGCCGGCGGGAGCATCGGAGTGCGGCCCGCTTCGACCTGTCCGATCGCGGCCAGCAGATCGCGCGCGATCACCAGCATCGACCACATGTCGACATGCGAGTGGTCGGCGGCGACCACGACCGTCGGTCCGGCCGCGGTCTCCAGGATGCACAGCCGGTGCGACGGTTCGGCGTACGGTGAGCAGGCGATGTCCAGAACGTCGCGCAACGCGTCGTTGACGGCCTGCCCCGCTGCGATCGGATGTTCGACCCAGCCACCCGCCTCGACCGTCACCTCGTGCAGCTCCGGTCCGTGCTCGCCCGGCGAGAAGACGGTGCGCAGCGTGTCGTGACGGTCGATCACCGCGAGCCACGCGGCGGCGATCACGTCGCGGTCGACAAGCCTGCCCGGCCGGAACGACAACGCCATCCAGGAACCCGGTCGAT from Gordonia humi encodes:
- a CDS encoding GNAT family N-acetyltransferase: MRLTNVGHLRLPFGRLWGYDVRVTGGGAAQPVSFDQELHVGAGDRPGSWMALSFRPGRLVDRDVIAAAWLAVIDRHDTLRTVFSPGEHGPELHEVTVEAGGWVEHPIAAGQAVNDALRDVLDIACSPYAEPSHRLCILETAAGPTVVVAADHSHVDMWSMLVIARDLLAAIGQVEAGRTPMLPPAAAFVDHTRALNAWPTAPDDVHRRWREVLTAGGGALPTFPLSLGPGGSQPERVEVRDVLDVDDTQAFTAQARADDVSTLSLAVSAMTAVTRELADAPLRAVFPVHSRHETAWHDSVGWFITNSVLESDRPSPEAAAAAVREAVRLGSWPLRAILADWGGELGESPGMFAISWLDLRRLPVRIDARSIAAQYVGATIRTDGVMVWFILNDGGMHVRCRYPDTLEARANVGGWLDALVHLMRQIASSSVGRTVTVDDRSYRITRAKRTDVPAIVRLLADDEVTPDRETADLARYEAAYDDVLRHDSYYLAVVRDAGENVVATMQLNVIGGLKLNGTVRLEIEAFRVAASERSRGLGSAMLDWAHEHGRAHGASLVQVTADEIRNRARSFYTGRGYRADHVGLTRSL